Proteins from a genomic interval of Sphingobacterium lactis:
- a CDS encoding SusC/RagA family TonB-linked outer membrane protein: MKHRLLSFVFVLTCFIGVAFAQDRQVSGKVTSASDGSSLGGVSVALVGTSIATQTDADGNYSIAAPANSTLSFSYVGYTSQRINVASNTTVNVQLASEDQALDEVVVVAYGTAKKSSFTGSASTIKSDVLENRSITSATKALDGAAPGVVATLGSGQPGSDATIRVRGYGSINASSSPLYVVDGVPFDGDLNSINPNDIESLTVLKDAAASTLYGSRAANGVIMITTKAGKNTDGKININFKANVGVNSRAIPRYEVMDTKEYLETVFQSYKNREIFANGVSEAQAGQIAVDKMKGTVDPIFGINEQYNPYNVPVSELFDLATGKINPNAQLKWNDNWLDEVMAKNPIRQEYQFDASGGSSKYKAMASMNALKEKGLLKTTGFDRFTGRVNNEFTPVDWFKAGLSANFAKATSNMLSASGSSISNIWYSAEQMAPIYPIWQRNAAGDFIYDEAGERLFDYGANRASGAQQKFNSIATLYDDKYFDNRDNAGTRANIEFNTRDEKYGAFQGFAFAVNLGADYVGNQYTYYYNPYFGNAAGSGRLNKQWTKTFSYTFNQLLTYNRTFGDHNVDVLLGHENYSYRYNLLTAQKTGFPFGGLYELAPGSSIADANSYEDNETIESYFSRVQYDYKSKYFLSGSFRTDGSSRFHKDNRWGNFWSIGGAWKISDEDFLKDASWINTLTLKSSYGEQGNNGLLNSSGVDMYYAWQAFYDLTYSNANNNGGVVSSVENKKISWEKNQNFNVGFDGRFANNRLTVGFDYWSKKTSDMLLVRPLAFSLGFEGYNDNIGDMKNSGFDLSIGYDVIRNEDLVWNITAMGSKVKNKVLKLTDENKEIISGSTIIREGEELSSFFMARSAGVDPATGSQLYWVFDNKADEFDQSKHYISADKNKAAASRVMLGSRIPKLYGSLSTNVNYKGFDFSAMTTYSIGGKIYDVVGYSYYNPLYIGNNYSKEVLRAWQKPGDISDIPRVQKEETQTLTDRALVDASYFAIKNIAIGYTFNLQNYGLKSVRVFAQGDNLAVFSARKGLNPQNNFTGTSDYVYSPNRTISAGVNVRF, encoded by the coding sequence ATGAAACACAGATTACTTAGCTTTGTCTTTGTGTTAACCTGCTTTATCGGAGTAGCGTTCGCACAGGATCGTCAAGTGAGTGGTAAGGTAACATCAGCATCTGATGGTTCCTCACTTGGTGGGGTTTCTGTAGCGCTTGTGGGGACAAGCATTGCTACACAAACTGACGCAGACGGGAATTACAGCATTGCTGCTCCCGCAAATTCAACATTATCCTTTTCGTATGTTGGATACACTTCCCAGCGCATCAATGTAGCAAGCAACACAACCGTAAACGTTCAATTGGCTAGTGAAGACCAAGCCTTGGATGAAGTGGTTGTCGTGGCTTACGGTACGGCTAAAAAGTCGAGCTTTACAGGATCCGCTTCTACCATTAAATCGGATGTATTGGAAAACCGCTCCATTACCAGTGCGACTAAAGCATTAGATGGTGCAGCTCCAGGTGTTGTTGCAACGTTGGGTTCTGGTCAGCCAGGGTCAGATGCAACGATCCGTGTGCGCGGGTACGGTTCCATTAACGCAAGCTCTTCCCCTTTATATGTAGTTGATGGCGTTCCTTTTGACGGAGACTTAAACTCGATCAACCCGAACGATATCGAAAGCTTAACGGTATTGAAAGATGCCGCAGCATCAACACTTTACGGGTCTAGAGCCGCTAACGGTGTCATCATGATTACCACAAAAGCCGGTAAAAATACAGATGGCAAAATCAACATCAACTTCAAAGCCAATGTAGGGGTAAACTCCAGAGCAATTCCTCGTTATGAAGTTATGGATACCAAAGAATACTTGGAAACGGTATTCCAATCCTACAAGAACAGAGAGATCTTTGCTAATGGCGTTTCTGAAGCACAAGCTGGTCAGATCGCTGTGGATAAGATGAAAGGCACTGTTGATCCGATCTTCGGTATCAACGAGCAATATAACCCATACAATGTTCCTGTTTCCGAATTATTCGACCTTGCTACAGGAAAGATCAACCCAAATGCACAGTTGAAATGGAATGACAACTGGTTGGATGAGGTTATGGCCAAGAATCCGATCCGTCAGGAATACCAATTCGACGCGTCTGGTGGTAGCAGCAAATACAAAGCAATGGCTTCCATGAATGCTTTGAAGGAAAAAGGTTTATTGAAAACAACTGGTTTTGATCGTTTTACAGGTCGTGTGAACAATGAATTCACGCCTGTAGATTGGTTCAAAGCTGGCCTTTCGGCAAACTTTGCGAAAGCGACTTCCAACATGTTGAGTGCGAGTGGATCCTCCATTTCCAATATTTGGTACTCTGCAGAGCAAATGGCTCCAATCTATCCAATCTGGCAAAGAAATGCTGCTGGCGACTTTATCTATGATGAAGCTGGTGAAAGATTGTTCGATTATGGTGCCAACAGAGCATCCGGTGCACAACAAAAATTCAACTCCATTGCTACTTTGTACGATGATAAATATTTCGACAACAGAGATAACGCAGGTACAAGAGCGAACATTGAATTCAATACGCGCGATGAAAAATACGGTGCATTCCAAGGTTTTGCATTTGCAGTTAACCTAGGTGCCGACTATGTTGGAAATCAATACACGTATTACTACAACCCTTACTTCGGTAACGCAGCAGGTTCCGGCCGTTTGAACAAACAGTGGACAAAAACGTTCTCCTATACTTTCAACCAATTGTTGACTTATAACAGAACATTTGGCGATCATAACGTAGATGTGCTATTGGGTCATGAAAACTACAGCTACAGATACAACCTTTTGACTGCGCAAAAAACTGGATTCCCATTCGGTGGTTTGTACGAGTTGGCACCGGGTTCATCCATTGCTGACGCAAACTCTTACGAAGATAACGAGACTATCGAGTCGTACTTCTCTCGTGTGCAGTACGATTACAAATCAAAATATTTCTTGTCCGGATCCTTCCGTACAGATGGTTCATCCCGTTTCCACAAGGACAACCGTTGGGGTAACTTCTGGTCTATCGGTGGTGCATGGAAGATCTCTGATGAAGATTTCTTGAAAGATGCTTCATGGATAAATACCTTGACCTTGAAATCAAGTTACGGTGAACAAGGAAATAACGGTCTGTTGAATTCTAGCGGTGTGGATATGTACTACGCTTGGCAAGCATTCTACGACCTGACTTATAGCAACGCCAACAACAACGGTGGTGTGGTTTCCTCTGTTGAGAACAAAAAGATCTCTTGGGAGAAAAACCAAAACTTCAACGTAGGTTTTGATGGTCGCTTCGCAAACAACAGATTGACGGTAGGTTTTGACTACTGGTCCAAGAAAACTTCAGACATGTTATTGGTTCGTCCATTGGCATTCTCTCTAGGATTCGAAGGATACAACGATAACATTGGTGATATGAAAAACTCCGGTTTCGATCTTTCCATCGGATACGATGTGATCAGAAACGAAGACTTGGTGTGGAACATCACAGCAATGGGCTCTAAAGTGAAGAACAAAGTGCTTAAGTTGACTGACGAGAATAAAGAAATCATCAGTGGATCAACCATCATCCGTGAGGGTGAGGAATTGAGCTCATTCTTTATGGCAAGAAGTGCAGGTGTGGATCCGGCAACAGGTAGCCAATTGTACTGGGTATTCGATAACAAAGCAGACGAATTTGACCAAAGCAAACATTACATTTCTGCAGATAAGAACAAAGCAGCGGCTAGCCGTGTGATGTTAGGAAGCAGAATCCCTAAATTGTACGGTTCACTTTCAACAAATGTTAACTACAAAGGTTTCGATTTCTCCGCAATGACAACCTATTCCATCGGTGGTAAGATCTATGATGTTGTTGGATATAGCTATTACAACCCATTGTACATCGGTAACAACTACTCGAAAGAAGTGTTGAGAGCTTGGCAGAAACCAGGTGATATCAGTGATATCCCACGTGTTCAAAAAGAAGAGACACAAACGTTGACAGATAGAGCATTGGTTGACGCGTCTTACTTTGCCATCAAAAACATCGCGATCGGTTACACATTCAATCTTCAGAACTACGGTCTGAAATCGGTACGTGTATTTGCTCAAGGCGATAACCTAGCTGTATTCTCAGCAAGAAAAGGTTTGAACCCACAAAACAACTTTACAGGAACTTCAGATTACGTTTACTCACCGAACAGAACAATCTCTGCTGGTGTAAATGTTAGATTCTAA
- a CDS encoding phosphoribosyltransferase, with product MKNIQIDNLEFELMIDYEQIQKRIRLIGIDINLKYEDKHPVFIGVLNGCFMFMADLMKQVHIPCEMSFVKLASYAGTEQGELHELIGVGMSLVGRHVVIVEDIVDSGRSLMHTIEALEKLGVASISVATLLIKPDCLLYAFDNIMYVGFEIEREFVVGYGLDYNGQCRNLQNIYKNIGTVTPS from the coding sequence ATGAAAAATATACAGATCGATAACCTGGAATTTGAGCTGATGATCGACTATGAGCAGATCCAGAAGCGGATTCGCCTGATCGGCATCGATATCAATTTGAAGTACGAGGACAAGCATCCGGTATTCATCGGGGTTCTGAATGGTTGCTTTATGTTCATGGCCGATCTGATGAAGCAGGTGCATATTCCCTGCGAAATGTCTTTTGTGAAGTTAGCTTCCTATGCCGGTACCGAACAGGGCGAACTGCATGAGCTGATCGGTGTGGGGATGTCGCTTGTTGGTCGGCATGTCGTTATTGTGGAAGATATCGTTGATTCCGGCCGATCTTTGATGCACACCATTGAAGCCCTCGAGAAGTTGGGCGTTGCGAGCATTTCGGTGGCTACCCTGTTGATCAAACCAGACTGCCTGCTCTATGCCTTTGATAACATTATGTACGTGGGATTTGAGATCGAGCGGGAATTTGTGGTAGGCTACGGCTTGGATTACAATGGCCAATGCCGCAACCTCCAGAATATCTATAAAAATATAGGAACCGTTACGCCGTCCTAA
- a CDS encoding Mrp/NBP35 family ATP-binding protein produces MITKEQILHALGHVEEPDLKKDLVTLNMIKNIEILPNKIKFDVVLTTPACPLKGHIEHACRNAIALFVSKEVEVDINMTARVRAVETAQLSKIKNIILVSSGKGGVGKSTVAANLALALANTGAKTGLLDADIYGPSVPMMFGVEDAKPASTQTPDGKNKIVPVERFGLKLLSIGFFTDPNQPIPWRGPMATSAIKQLFGDTDWGELDYLVVDMPPGTGDIHITVAQSYPIAGAVIVTTPQQVALADAIKGMAMYQMEGVQVPIIGVVENMAYFTPAELPDNRYYIFGKDGGKRLAESNQVPFLGEIPLVKAVADAGDNGFPIALDQDEPVAKAFEAIAGRVAQELSILAVKA; encoded by the coding sequence ATGATTACTAAAGAACAAATTTTACATGCGCTCGGGCATGTGGAAGAACCTGACCTCAAGAAGGATTTGGTGACTTTGAACATGATCAAGAACATTGAAATCCTTCCGAATAAAATAAAATTTGATGTGGTGCTGACCACACCAGCCTGTCCATTGAAAGGACATATCGAGCATGCCTGCCGCAATGCCATTGCACTTTTCGTTTCGAAAGAGGTAGAGGTAGACATCAACATGACTGCTCGTGTTCGTGCCGTGGAAACGGCTCAGCTGAGCAAGATCAAGAATATTATCCTGGTATCCTCGGGCAAGGGCGGTGTCGGTAAATCAACGGTTGCCGCAAACCTAGCACTAGCACTGGCCAATACCGGAGCGAAAACAGGTCTCTTGGATGCTGACATCTATGGCCCATCGGTGCCGATGATGTTCGGTGTGGAAGATGCAAAACCAGCCTCGACACAGACCCCTGATGGCAAGAATAAAATCGTACCGGTTGAACGTTTCGGATTGAAGCTCCTTTCCATCGGGTTCTTCACCGATCCGAACCAACCGATCCCTTGGCGCGGACCGATGGCGACATCGGCCATTAAGCAACTCTTTGGCGACACCGATTGGGGCGAACTGGATTATTTAGTAGTCGACATGCCTCCAGGTACCGGCGATATTCACATCACCGTCGCACAGAGCTACCCAATTGCTGGAGCGGTCATTGTGACCACCCCACAGCAGGTTGCTCTCGCAGATGCGATCAAAGGGATGGCTATGTACCAAATGGAAGGTGTACAGGTGCCAATAATTGGCGTGGTGGAAAACATGGCGTATTTCACACCTGCTGAACTACCGGACAACAGATACTATATATTTGGAAAAGATGGTGGAAAACGGCTCGCAGAAAGCAACCAGGTTCCTTTCTTAGGTGAAATACCGTTGGTGAAAGCTGTAGCAGACGCTGGCGACAATGGATTCCCAATTGCGCTGGATCAGGACGAACCCGTAGCAAAAGCTTTTGAGGCCATTGCCGGACGTGTGGCGCAGGAATTGAGCATATTGGCCGTGAAAGCATAG
- a CDS encoding uroporphyrinogen-III synthase: protein MQIDVERSKKVKSILVTLPKPDNDKSPYFTLAEKYNLRLDFRGFIHVEGVSAKDVRKEKINFADYSAVIFTSKNAVDHFFRVCEEMRFEVSPELKYFCISETIALYLQKYIQYRKRKIFFGKQTAKDLEDVLKKHNKEKFLFPCSDVANEETQRWLQENGYDFTPAVLFRTVISDIKDLKDVFYDIIVFFSPTSVQSLYENFPDFVQNKTRIAAFGATTQQALLDHDLILDIPAPTPNAPSMTMAIEQYIKQVNK, encoded by the coding sequence ATGCAGATTGATGTAGAAAGATCCAAAAAAGTAAAGAGCATATTAGTTACTTTACCAAAACCAGACAACGACAAATCACCCTACTTCACACTAGCTGAGAAATATAATCTACGATTAGATTTCCGAGGATTTATCCATGTCGAAGGCGTTTCCGCCAAAGATGTAAGAAAAGAAAAGATCAATTTCGCTGATTATTCTGCTGTGATTTTTACGAGCAAGAATGCAGTGGATCATTTCTTTCGGGTATGTGAAGAAATGCGCTTTGAAGTGTCGCCAGAGCTGAAGTATTTTTGTATTTCGGAAACTATTGCCCTCTATCTGCAAAAGTACATCCAGTACCGCAAGCGTAAGATTTTCTTCGGAAAGCAAACTGCCAAAGATCTGGAGGATGTCTTGAAGAAACACAACAAGGAGAAATTCCTGTTCCCATGTTCGGATGTTGCTAACGAGGAAACCCAACGCTGGTTGCAGGAAAATGGGTATGACTTTACGCCAGCAGTCCTTTTCCGCACCGTCATTTCCGATATCAAGGACCTGAAGGATGTCTTCTACGATATCATCGTGTTCTTTAGCCCAACCAGTGTGCAGTCACTCTACGAAAACTTTCCTGATTTCGTGCAGAACAAGACCCGTATCGCTGCTTTTGGGGCAACAACACAACAGGCGTTGTTAGATCATGACCTGATCCTGGATATCCCTGCACCGACGCCAAATGCGCCAAGTATGACGATGGCCATCGAGCAGTATATCAAACAAGTAAATAAATAG
- a CDS encoding DUF4271 domain-containing protein produces MKHLKSYGLIVCLVLCALLGMTKANAQIVPQDSLLRADSLLRVDSLRIQDSLARMAVFDSLDNALKSSEIILYPDKGKDFVVKSIRKVLKAGKHEVTFGLQQVSYPDAYANQYGQPKASRPIWVLFVVLFLFLILGVLRIIFPVELRTIVDAYYKERLLLQVSKEDSLATSWPYIFLYGVFSLSLGLFVVVIVSSFGDKNYLTFENFLKNSGFVAILFIAKILLIRFVSFVFQLEKIVREYIAILYLVYFNSMFFLMPFLLLVVFVPTKYFATISIIYVCLVIILFAYRFLRTALHLFGNFKFSIFYLILYLCSLELAPILILVRALSN; encoded by the coding sequence ATGAAACACTTGAAGTCGTACGGTCTTATTGTATGTTTAGTCTTGTGCGCCCTATTGGGGATGACCAAGGCAAATGCGCAAATTGTGCCGCAGGATTCCCTTTTGCGAGCAGATTCCCTATTGCGGGTAGATTCTCTGCGCATACAGGATTCGCTAGCACGTATGGCGGTGTTTGACTCCCTGGATAATGCCCTTAAAAGTAGCGAAATTATCCTGTATCCAGATAAGGGGAAGGATTTTGTGGTCAAATCCATTCGCAAGGTCTTGAAGGCGGGGAAGCATGAGGTTACCTTTGGTCTGCAACAGGTATCCTATCCGGATGCGTATGCGAATCAATACGGCCAACCAAAAGCCAGCCGGCCGATTTGGGTGCTCTTTGTAGTACTATTTCTCTTTCTAATCTTGGGTGTCCTACGCATCATCTTTCCAGTGGAATTACGGACCATTGTCGATGCCTACTACAAAGAACGGCTGTTGCTGCAGGTCAGCAAGGAGGATAGCTTGGCGACCTCCTGGCCATACATCTTCCTGTACGGTGTGTTCAGTCTTTCGCTGGGACTTTTCGTGGTGGTAATCGTGTCGAGTTTCGGTGACAAAAACTACCTGACCTTCGAGAATTTTTTAAAAAATTCAGGCTTTGTTGCGATTTTATTTATCGCGAAAATTTTGCTCATCCGTTTTGTCTCCTTCGTCTTCCAATTGGAAAAGATTGTACGTGAGTATATTGCTATTTTGTACCTGGTGTATTTTAACAGCATGTTTTTCCTGATGCCTTTCCTATTGTTAGTAGTCTTCGTTCCGACGAAATATTTCGCGACGATTTCGATTATTTACGTATGCTTGGTGATTATTCTCTTTGCATATCGGTTTTTGCGGACCGCGTTACACCTGTTTGGCAATTTCAAATTTTCGATTTTTTATTTAATTCTCTATCTTTGCAGTCTCGAATTAGCACCAATTTTGATTTTAGTGCGTGCACTAAGTAATTAA
- a CDS encoding DNA-3-methyladenine glycosylase I yields the protein MSKKEIIRCSWCGQDPLYQDYHDQEWGKQVKDDGTLFEFLILESAQAGLSWITILKRREGYRRAYDNFDYRKIAQYTESDVERLMQDEGIIRNRLKVKSSIANARIFMEIQQEFGSFYNYLYSFLPNGEPIINTLENAKEAPVTTSVSDAIAKDLKKRGVKFFGSTICYAYMQAVGMVNDHIASCSFRTA from the coding sequence ATGAGTAAGAAAGAAATTATCCGATGCAGCTGGTGTGGACAGGATCCGCTTTACCAAGACTACCATGATCAGGAATGGGGAAAACAGGTTAAAGATGACGGTACCCTATTTGAGTTCCTGATCCTGGAATCCGCACAGGCGGGTCTTAGCTGGATCACCATCCTGAAAAGGCGCGAAGGGTATCGGCGAGCGTATGACAACTTCGACTACCGGAAGATCGCTCAATACACGGAGTCCGATGTGGAACGGCTCATGCAGGATGAAGGAATCATCAGGAATCGCCTCAAGGTGAAATCCAGCATCGCGAATGCACGGATCTTCATGGAAATACAACAGGAATTCGGCAGTTTCTACAATTACCTGTACAGCTTTCTGCCCAACGGCGAACCGATCATCAACACATTGGAAAACGCGAAGGAGGCCCCGGTGACGACTTCGGTTTCCGATGCCATTGCGAAGGACCTGAAGAAAAGAGGTGTAAAGTTTTTCGGATCGACCATCTGCTACGCCTATATGCAAGCAGTCGGAATGGTCAACGACCATATTGCCTCTTGCAGCTTTAGGACGGCGTAA
- a CDS encoding RagB/SusD family nutrient uptake outer membrane protein, producing the protein MKKLLYASVITLALGMTSCKKDFLETTPTDKVDAPTMLETTDGAQVAMDGIYRMLYTSGWTTGNTDQNFGIMSTKIFTSLMGEDFLQDAQGNGWFYFDYRFDVRSRYTSTTWRSYGTWNFYYTLISNANYILSAETTLKGEKAVIDNIMAQAYSIRAYAYFQLIQLFQQTYIGHQNAPGVPLYTEPTTSASQGKPRGTVEEVYTQINSDLDKAITLFAQDKALQKHKSHVDFYLANAFKANVSLVQNKWDDAVKYSTEALSKPGLEMISGADLTSGFNSISLKDVLWGAQIIADQSTVYASFFSHMDASADRYAASSRKVIYNWLYDQIPQTDARKKWWHDATDGGEPETKPYNQVKFRYADKASDLGDYIFMRAEEMQLVKAEALAHANRLTEAKTELEKLMKLRNPNYAQTLNGMKMSKDFTMGSIGLPTTLMDQILLQRRIELWGEAERIYDLQRLKMGFNRNATKSNHTSKPIWNTEEVASKEFILTIPQKEFDGNTSLDATKDQNPL; encoded by the coding sequence ATGAAAAAGTTATTATATGCTTCTGTAATTACGTTGGCGCTGGGAATGACTTCTTGTAAGAAAGATTTCTTAGAAACAACCCCTACAGATAAAGTCGATGCACCTACAATGTTAGAAACCACAGATGGCGCGCAAGTAGCCATGGATGGTATCTACCGTATGTTATATACTTCCGGTTGGACAACTGGAAACACGGACCAGAACTTCGGTATCATGTCTACAAAGATTTTCACGTCCCTTATGGGCGAGGATTTCTTGCAGGATGCACAAGGTAATGGTTGGTTCTATTTCGATTACCGTTTTGATGTGCGCAGCCGTTATACATCGACAACTTGGCGCTCTTACGGTACTTGGAACTTCTATTACACATTGATCAGTAATGCCAACTACATCCTTTCGGCAGAAACTACGTTGAAAGGGGAGAAGGCCGTAATCGATAACATCATGGCGCAAGCGTATTCCATCCGTGCCTACGCTTACTTCCAATTGATCCAATTGTTCCAACAGACGTATATCGGTCACCAAAACGCACCTGGTGTGCCTTTGTATACCGAACCAACAACTTCAGCTTCTCAGGGTAAACCAAGAGGAACTGTGGAAGAGGTGTATACACAGATCAATAGTGACCTGGATAAAGCCATCACCTTGTTTGCACAGGATAAAGCTTTGCAGAAACATAAGTCGCATGTCGATTTCTATTTAGCGAATGCGTTTAAAGCAAATGTATCCCTTGTACAGAACAAGTGGGATGATGCTGTGAAATATTCGACCGAAGCATTGAGCAAACCGGGATTGGAAATGATCTCCGGAGCTGACTTGACTTCAGGGTTCAACAGCATTAGCTTGAAAGACGTTCTTTGGGGAGCGCAGATTATCGCAGACCAATCTACGGTATATGCTTCATTCTTCTCGCACATGGATGCTTCTGCAGACCGTTATGCTGCGTCTTCACGTAAAGTAATCTACAATTGGTTATACGATCAGATCCCTCAAACAGATGCACGCAAGAAATGGTGGCACGACGCAACTGATGGTGGCGAGCCAGAAACCAAACCTTACAACCAGGTAAAATTCAGATATGCTGACAAAGCATCTGACCTTGGGGATTACATCTTCATGCGTGCTGAAGAAATGCAATTGGTGAAAGCTGAAGCGTTAGCGCATGCGAACCGCTTGACGGAAGCAAAAACAGAGTTGGAGAAATTGATGAAGTTGAGAAACCCGAACTATGCACAAACCTTGAACGGCATGAAAATGTCCAAGGACTTTACTATGGGATCAATCGGTCTGCCTACTACGTTGATGGATCAGATCCTATTGCAGAGACGTATTGAGCTATGGGGTGAAGCAGAGCGTATCTACGATTTGCAACGTCTGAAAATGGGCTTCAACAGAAATGCGACTAAATCCAACCACACTTCCAAGCCAATCTGGAATACAGAAGAAGTGGCGAGCAAAGAGTTCATCTTGACCATTCCTCAAAAAGAATTTGATGGAAATACAAGCCTAGATGCAACGAAGGATCAAAACCCATTGTAA
- a CDS encoding transglycosylase domain-containing protein yields the protein MNVKDINFGFVRKKWFIITVASIVGVLLIGFIYAMSVRGEMLNKAVAKVQKKLKDDYQLNFLVDRFSFAGLTTVEFQKVKIVPDSAEQLAAIDQFKVSVKLFPLLSGNVQLDQLDLKNANITLVKEDSTANYDFLFRKKKDQDSTQNTLTRTLAETVDNLLKRAFQAVPNNLNMENVSLSFQDSSATQAVRIPEGSIDDGDYDIDVFLNEQEAKWNFKGNINSKRQTASVTVSSENKDAEVPFLGRRYGLHVRFDEITFHLDDVVRKGKENLQVQGGWSTKNLQVKHHRLSEEPIVLPEGAADGGFVVSENTIELLQGTKVQVKDFTFQPKVKFSRKPKKILELAVHTGKFKAQHFFDALPTGLFENLDGIQVDGDIQYDMDFKVDIDDPDGLQFASKIDDSALKVVKWGKANIAELNGPFVYEAYEDSVKMRDIGLSTANPNFTPLDQIAPILKKVVLNTEDPFFYKHNGFELDAFQLSIVTNIKEKKFKRGASTISMQLIKNLYLNRNKTMMRKFEEILLVWLMEQSKEVSKDRLFEIYLNIIEWGKNVYGIKEAANYYFGTTPDKLTIGESLYLSSIIPRPKTGLSSFDYTGGLKPWVMKHFNTYGYILNKLNQLEGEQVPANYGFYQVQLQPKLRPPRPRGVPDTMMSHDNIKDMVDDIDNEEKIRRSLIEKLFGKEATQEQENQ from the coding sequence ATGAATGTAAAGGATATCAACTTTGGTTTTGTGAGGAAAAAATGGTTCATCATTACGGTAGCCTCCATAGTGGGCGTCCTGCTGATCGGATTTATCTATGCGATGTCCGTTCGCGGCGAGATGCTGAACAAAGCCGTTGCCAAGGTGCAGAAGAAGCTGAAAGACGACTACCAGTTGAATTTCTTGGTCGATCGTTTCAGTTTTGCGGGATTGACAACCGTCGAGTTCCAAAAGGTAAAGATTGTTCCCGACAGCGCGGAGCAATTGGCTGCCATCGATCAATTCAAGGTTTCCGTGAAACTGTTCCCCTTACTTTCGGGGAATGTACAGTTGGATCAACTCGATCTTAAGAATGCAAATATCACGTTGGTCAAGGAAGATAGTACCGCAAACTATGACTTTCTTTTCCGTAAGAAAAAAGATCAGGACAGTACCCAGAATACACTGACCAGAACGCTTGCCGAAACGGTGGATAACCTGCTTAAGCGTGCCTTTCAGGCCGTTCCCAATAACCTCAATATGGAAAATGTAAGTCTTTCGTTTCAGGATTCTTCCGCTACGCAGGCGGTACGGATTCCAGAGGGAAGCATTGACGATGGGGATTACGATATCGATGTCTTTCTGAACGAGCAGGAAGCAAAGTGGAACTTTAAGGGCAATATCAATTCGAAGCGGCAGACTGCCAGCGTGACGGTTTCTTCAGAAAATAAAGATGCAGAAGTTCCGTTCCTGGGTCGCAGGTACGGATTGCATGTACGTTTTGATGAGATTACCTTTCACCTGGACGATGTTGTTCGGAAAGGGAAGGAGAACTTGCAGGTGCAGGGCGGATGGAGCACGAAGAACCTGCAGGTGAAGCATCACCGGCTTTCGGAAGAACCAATTGTATTGCCGGAGGGAGCTGCAGATGGGGGATTTGTTGTTTCTGAAAATACCATCGAATTATTGCAGGGTACCAAAGTACAGGTGAAGGACTTTACCTTCCAACCGAAGGTCAAATTCTCCCGTAAGCCGAAGAAGATATTGGAACTTGCCGTACATACCGGCAAATTCAAGGCTCAGCATTTCTTCGATGCCCTGCCGACGGGGTTATTCGAAAACCTGGACGGCATACAGGTCGATGGCGATATCCAATACGACATGGACTTTAAGGTCGATATCGATGATCCGGATGGTCTGCAATTTGCCTCAAAGATCGACGATAGTGCGCTGAAAGTTGTGAAATGGGGGAAAGCCAATATTGCCGAATTGAACGGGCCATTCGTCTACGAAGCCTATGAAGATTCGGTGAAGATGCGGGATATTGGTCTCTCGACTGCCAATCCCAACTTCACACCCTTGGACCAGATTGCACCGATCCTGAAAAAGGTCGTACTGAATACGGAAGATCCATTCTTTTACAAACATAACGGCTTCGAACTGGATGCCTTCCAGCTCTCAATTGTCACCAATATCAAGGAAAAGAAGTTCAAGCGAGGCGCGAGTACCATCTCCATGCAGCTGATCAAGAACCTCTACCTCAACCGCAACAAGACCATGATGCGGAAGTTTGAGGAAATTCTGTTGGTGTGGTTGATGGAGCAATCCAAGGAGGTCAGTAAGGACCGCCTATTCGAGATCTATCTGAACATCATCGAATGGGGCAAGAATGTGTATGGAATAAAAGAGGCCGCGAATTATTATTTCGGAACGACACCGGATAAATTGACCATCGGTGAAAGCCTGTACCTATCGAGTATTATCCCTAGGCCGAAAACGGGGCTTTCCTCTTTCGACTACACGGGCGGTTTGAAACCGTGGGTCATGAAGCATTTCAACACCTATGGATATATCCTGAATAAGTTGAATCAATTGGAAGGGGAGCAAGTGCCAGCGAACTATGGGTTCTATCAGGTTCAGTTGCAACCGAAACTGCGCCCGCCGCGGCCAAGAGGTGTACCGGATACCATGATGTCCCACGATAATATCAAGGATATGGTTGACGATATCGATAATGAAGAGAAGATCCGGCGGTCCCTGATCGAAAAGTTGTTCGGTAAGGAAGCAACCCAGGAACAAGAAAACCAATAA